Proteins encoded by one window of Candidatus Nitrosocosmicus hydrocola:
- a CDS encoding ammonium transporter, with the protein MAIDTGDTTWMLISTGLVFLMTPALGFFEAGLIRLKNSLSVIMQTMTGMALLSVMWFIVGYTLVFAPDVGGVIGDLSNFFYNNVPFSDGVALAPTIPGITFATYQMMFAVITPLLITGAFAERVKWSGFVLFVILWSLIIYYPLAHWIWGGGWLAQLGVFDFAGGIVIHVSAGMASLACALVLGRRKGFGPEIMVPHNLPLAAIGATLLWLGWFGFNAGSAVASGQLAATAFLNTQIGAAVCALVWVIIAWARTGKPTVSAVINGAISGLAGITPAAGFITGQSAFFLGIVLGLASYYGIVLIKERLKIDDALDVSSVHGITGMTGALWIGLFATSTVNSIGPDGLFYGNPMQLAIQAFGIGVAALLAFVGTLVILKIVHYTTGLRVSEEEEDLGLDISYHQEVAYENK; encoded by the coding sequence TTGGCAATAGATACTGGTGATACGACGTGGATGTTAATCTCCACTGGCTTAGTATTTTTGATGACTCCTGCTCTAGGTTTTTTTGAGGCGGGATTAATCAGATTAAAAAATTCTTTATCTGTTATTATGCAAACAATGACTGGGATGGCTCTACTATCTGTTATGTGGTTTATAGTAGGGTATACTCTGGTATTTGCACCGGATGTTGGTGGTGTTATAGGAGATCTCTCAAATTTCTTTTATAACAACGTTCCATTTAGTGATGGTGTAGCGTTAGCACCTACGATACCTGGAATTACCTTTGCTACCTATCAGATGATGTTTGCAGTAATTACACCACTACTAATCACGGGAGCGTTTGCAGAACGTGTTAAATGGAGTGGCTTTGTCTTGTTTGTGATCCTCTGGAGCTTGATAATCTACTATCCTCTTGCTCACTGGATTTGGGGTGGAGGTTGGCTAGCTCAATTAGGCGTCTTTGATTTCGCGGGAGGTATAGTTATACATGTTAGTGCGGGTATGGCGTCTTTGGCGTGTGCGTTGGTACTAGGTAGAAGAAAAGGATTTGGACCCGAGATAATGGTTCCTCATAACCTACCACTTGCTGCAATCGGTGCAACGCTTTTGTGGTTAGGTTGGTTTGGATTTAATGCAGGTAGCGCTGTAGCATCCGGACAATTGGCCGCAACTGCCTTTTTGAATACACAAATCGGAGCTGCTGTATGTGCACTTGTATGGGTAATTATAGCCTGGGCTAGGACAGGAAAGCCTACTGTTAGCGCGGTAATTAATGGTGCAATTTCTGGACTAGCAGGAATCACTCCTGCCGCCGGATTTATTACCGGACAGTCAGCATTCTTCTTAGGTATTGTTCTTGGATTAGCATCCTATTATGGTATTGTCTTGATCAAAGAAAGGCTGAAGATAGACGATGCACTGGATGTAAGCTCAGTTCACGGCATTACCGGTATGACTGGGGCGTTGTGGATAGGATTGTTTGCTACCTCTACTGTAAATTCTATCGGTCCAGATGGTTTATTCTATGGTAATCCAATGCAACTAGCAATTCAAGCGTTTGGTATAGGTGTTGCTGCACTGTTGGCCTTTGTGGGTACACTTGTGATATTGAAGATCGTTCATTATACCACTGGTCTTAGAGTTTCGGAAGAAGAGGAAGACTTGGGTCTGGATATCTCGTATCATCAGGAGGTGGCGTATGAAAACAAATAG
- a CDS encoding cation diffusion facilitator family transporter, whose protein sequence is MHDSAIEIVKSNIKIRKLKIVLVLLATYMVVEILAGFYTGSLALIADAGHMLTDTFGICIALIAAIYSRKEATPIHTFGFFRTEILASFINSIILSLLSIIVIFEAYRRIFEPTEIQSFPMILVAIIGLIVNIVGMYILRGEHFHGHHENDAKYNKTSGPLSKSDTSERFVARDRNNDTNTEDLNIQGAKLELLSDIIGSVGVILGGILIAMTNIVMIDPILSIGLSLFILPRVFILLRKSVHILMEGVPSNVSYEHIQQALLQVKGVTGVFDLHIWSITSGLHALSAHIVIIDTSNSYRILDEINSLLEKNFKINHSTIQIERFHPTDSN, encoded by the coding sequence TTGCATGATTCTGCAATAGAAATCGTCAAAAGTAACATAAAAATAAGGAAATTAAAGATTGTCCTCGTCCTACTAGCTACTTATATGGTTGTAGAAATTCTTGCTGGTTTTTACACCGGTAGTTTAGCTCTCATTGCAGATGCTGGACATATGTTAACTGATACCTTTGGAATTTGTATAGCTTTAATAGCTGCAATTTATAGTAGAAAGGAAGCGACACCTATCCATACATTTGGCTTCTTTAGGACAGAAATTCTTGCCTCATTCATAAATAGCATAATATTGTCCCTTCTGTCAATAATTGTAATTTTCGAAGCGTATAGACGGATTTTTGAACCTACCGAAATTCAGAGCTTTCCAATGATACTCGTAGCGATAATAGGTTTAATCGTTAATATTGTGGGAATGTACATTTTACGTGGAGAACATTTTCATGGCCATCACGAAAATGATGCTAAATATAATAAAACTAGTGGTCCCTTATCTAAAAGTGATACCTCGGAGAGATTTGTTGCTCGTGACAGAAATAATGATACTAATACAGAGGATCTGAATATTCAAGGGGCTAAATTAGAACTATTAAGCGATATCATTGGTTCTGTGGGTGTAATATTAGGAGGAATTTTAATTGCTATGACAAATATAGTAATGATCGATCCAATATTGAGTATAGGACTTTCTTTGTTCATATTACCTCGAGTTTTTATTTTACTAAGAAAATCTGTCCATATATTGATGGAAGGGGTGCCCTCAAATGTGTCATATGAACATATACAACAAGCCCTATTACAGGTAAAAGGAGTAACTGGGGTATTTGATTTACACATATGGAGCATAACTTCGGGTTTACATGCATTGTCGGCTCATATTGTCATAATAGATACAAGCAATTCATACCGAATCTTAGATGAAATCAATTCATTACTGGAAAAAAATTTCAAAATTAATCATTCAACTATACAAATAGAGCGATTTCATCCAACAGACAGTAACTAG
- a CDS encoding multicopper oxidase domain-containing protein, which translates to MKSTLAIFALSAVLMSGLILLPGINMKSFAISNEQGQLTLADMNFKIGGAFQQISTEEAEESEAPVKNVTFVAVEKNLTLPSGQSVAALTWNGTIPGPTVRVTQGDVLNINIINHPNNTLIHSLDHHASTISAVPNFGPINVSDSKQYSFVATQPGFFKYHCEGNAVLTMDQHVFQGMVGGVIVDPQVGYTGYEGVGVENGTNALTTTDVEADAKEVAFQFSEYYLDPSGQYDAAAMFAHAPTASWINGIPFGYDPVITKTPNATTLFFKQGDHVRFFVLNHGDLPTNFHIVGEILDRVTDGSIVSGIGKQTYTIGGSNDAIIDVVFDQPGVYAFVNHDYSQLFKGQAGLIVVDGPDNGTSNLLGLTDDANPSNAIPPTGANSIPVNVKPYMLGTPLAWNGQ; encoded by the coding sequence ATGAAGAGTACATTAGCAATTTTTGCTTTGTCAGCTGTTCTGATGTCTGGATTAATTTTACTTCCTGGCATAAACATGAAATCATTTGCAATTTCAAATGAGCAAGGTCAATTAACATTAGCCGATATGAATTTCAAAATAGGCGGTGCATTCCAACAAATTTCTACTGAAGAGGCAGAGGAAAGTGAAGCCCCAGTAAAGAATGTAACATTTGTCGCAGTTGAGAAGAATCTCACATTGCCAAGTGGTCAAAGTGTTGCCGCATTAACATGGAATGGTACTATCCCCGGTCCAACAGTCCGAGTAACTCAAGGTGATGTTTTGAACATCAATATTATTAATCATCCAAATAATACACTGATTCACAGTTTAGATCACCATGCATCAACTATTAGTGCAGTGCCTAACTTTGGTCCAATCAATGTAAGTGATTCAAAACAATATAGCTTTGTAGCAACTCAACCAGGATTCTTCAAATATCACTGTGAAGGAAATGCAGTATTAACAATGGACCAACACGTATTCCAAGGAATGGTTGGTGGTGTAATTGTTGATCCACAAGTAGGTTATACAGGCTATGAAGGTGTAGGAGTAGAAAATGGTACAAACGCATTAACTACAACTGATGTAGAGGCAGATGCAAAAGAAGTTGCATTCCAATTCTCAGAATACTATCTAGATCCATCAGGTCAATATGATGCAGCAGCAATGTTTGCACATGCACCAACAGCATCATGGATAAACGGTATTCCATTTGGATATGACCCAGTTATCACAAAGACACCAAACGCAACAACTTTGTTCTTCAAGCAAGGTGACCATGTAAGGTTCTTCGTATTAAACCACGGTGACCTTCCAACAAACTTCCACATAGTAGGTGAAATACTAGACAGAGTCACTGACGGTAGCATTGTTAGTGGAATTGGTAAACAAACATACACAATTGGCGGATCAAATGATGCAATTATTGATGTAGTCTTTGACCAACCAGGTGTCTATGCATTCGTAAACCATGACTACTCACAATTGTTCAAAGGTCAAGCAGGCTTAATCGTAGTTGACGGCCCAGATAATGGTACAAGCAACTTGTTAGGTTTGACTGATGATGCAAATCCATCCAATGCAATTCCACCAACTGGTGCAAACAGCATTCCAGTGAATGTAAAACCATACATGCTAGGTACACCATTAGCATGGAATGGTCAATAA
- a CDS encoding alcohol dehydrogenase catalytic domain-containing protein, producing MKALFYSKPGIENLTFSDYQLADLREKEVLIETRCMSVNPIDYYTITGMHGINGPPMKISPFPHIPGTEFAGIVKKKGAKVKSELVEGDRVIVYNRLFDGTCKYCRNGKEMLCVDGGMIGIVTNGGFAEYVKVPISNIIRIPDQLSWETAASLPVAGLTALNAIEESGLKLGEYLLIFGGSGNTGIFCSQIGKLIGAKTISISSKPWVKEFGADFVFENNMSLKEEIAHVTNGNMIDVVINPLGELIWSQGMNVIGKLGTIVTYGVLTGGNLMTDGRLLYNNQITIKGTTGGSLSGLAKLINIVKTENIHTKIWKRFSLEDSKRAIENIFDKNREGRILIENYG from the coding sequence ATGAAGGCTCTTTTCTATTCGAAACCAGGTATAGAAAATCTAACATTTTCTGATTACCAATTAGCAGATTTGAGAGAAAAGGAGGTTTTAATTGAGACAAGGTGTATGAGTGTTAACCCGATAGACTACTACACCATTACAGGTATGCATGGAATAAATGGTCCTCCCATGAAGATCTCCCCTTTTCCCCACATACCAGGTACTGAATTTGCAGGGATAGTAAAGAAAAAAGGCGCAAAAGTAAAGTCCGAACTGGTTGAAGGTGATCGCGTTATAGTGTACAATAGGTTATTTGATGGAACATGCAAATATTGTAGAAACGGTAAGGAAATGCTTTGTGTCGATGGCGGAATGATCGGTATAGTAACTAACGGTGGATTTGCAGAATATGTAAAAGTTCCCATTTCAAATATCATAAGAATTCCTGATCAACTAAGCTGGGAGACTGCTGCCTCGTTACCTGTTGCCGGACTGACTGCGCTCAATGCAATCGAAGAATCGGGATTGAAATTAGGTGAATATTTGTTGATATTTGGCGGTTCTGGGAATACCGGCATTTTCTGTTCACAAATTGGCAAGTTAATAGGTGCAAAAACAATTTCCATATCATCAAAACCGTGGGTAAAGGAATTTGGTGCAGATTTTGTTTTCGAGAATAACATGTCACTAAAGGAAGAAATCGCGCATGTTACCAACGGTAATATGATTGATGTAGTGATAAATCCTCTTGGCGAACTGATATGGAGTCAAGGAATGAACGTTATTGGAAAATTGGGTACAATAGTTACATATGGAGTACTTACCGGTGGTAACTTAATGACAGATGGTAGATTGCTGTATAACAATCAGATTACCATAAAAGGTACAACAGGTGGATCTCTAAGTGGATTGGCCAAGTTAATAAATATAGTAAAAACGGAGAATATTCATACTAAAATTTGGAAGCGCTTTTCATTGGAAGACTCAAAAAGAGCAATAGAAAATATTTTTGACAAAAATAGAGAGGGACGTATCCTAATAGAAAATTATGGGTAA